One part of the Ornithodoros turicata isolate Travis chromosome 2, ASM3712646v1, whole genome shotgun sequence genome encodes these proteins:
- the LOC135385325 gene encoding uncharacterized protein LOC135385325: DQVFMTLMRLRLWLLLGHLSRIFKVPVPCVSNIITSTLDALHEVMQSIVRWLPASYIRNSMPKSFVESGYGGTTCIIDCTEVNLQRPKKLIARAQAYSSYKAHNTVKFLTAIAPNGFTMFVCEAYSGRASDKFIMKDCGIEDNFVRGDEVMADRGFSPSLHLEVEGVKMNVPAFTRGEQQLSEKDVNATRRIEAFRIHVERAINRMKTYRILLHPLPIKSKKTISKIVFVCFWVVQPKARTN, encoded by the exons GATCAGGTCTTCATGACCCTTATGAGGTTACGTCTATGGTTGCTTCTAGGCCACCTCTCCAGAATATTTAAAGTGCCAGTGCCATGCGTAAGCAATATAATCACAAGCACACTGGATGCCCTTCACGAGGTGATGCAAAGCATCGTGAGATGGCTACCAGCTTCCTACATACGAAACAGCATGCCTAAAAGCTTTGTGGAAAGTGGGTATGGGGGCACCACCTGTATCATTGACTGCACGGAAGTTAACCTACAGCGACCAAAGAAACTGATTGCAAGGGCACAGGCATACAGCTCGTACAAAGCACACAACACTGTGAAGTTCCTGACCGCAATTGCCCCAAATGGATTTACAATGTTTGTCTGCGAGGCATATAGCGGCAGAGCGTCCGACAAATTCATCATGAAAGACTGTGGAATAGAGGACAACTTTGTGAGGGGAGATGAGGTGATGGCTGACAGGGGTTTTTCCCCTAGTCTTCACTTAGAGGTTGAAGGTGTGAAGATGAATGTACCTGCCTTCACAAGAG GAGAGCAGCAGCTCAGTGAGAAAGACGTGAATGCAACGCGTAGGATTGAGGCTTTCCGCATCCACGTTGAAAGAGCCATCAACCGCATGAAGACTTACAGGATACTTCTGCACCCTTTACCAATCAAGTCAAAGAAGACAATCAGCAAGATTGTTTTTGTCTGTTTCTGGGTTGTGCAACCTAAAGCCCGCACTAATTAG